The Bacillus sp. Y1 genome has a window encoding:
- a CDS encoding cell wall hydrolase, translated as MGRRIKHNSRDVEELARLMLAEAIGEGVQGMNKVGTVVANRVEANCAPDFKNLRNIRHAIYQTIPGTGVPHFEPVLNGSLYTQRPSEEDLQRARNLLHGHREPRARMNLWFYNPSPGKKFRAPCGATMPRSPMTKFDFAYRNHCFYVAVPGYCTEFYR; from the coding sequence ATGGGCAGACGAATAAAACATAATTCACGTGACGTGGAAGAATTAGCAAGGCTCATGCTGGCTGAAGCGATAGGAGAAGGAGTTCAAGGGATGAATAAGGTGGGAACGGTTGTGGCCAATCGGGTCGAGGCCAACTGTGCTCCTGATTTCAAAAACCTGCGTAATATCAGGCATGCCATTTATCAAACGATACCTGGAACTGGGGTCCCTCATTTCGAACCCGTCTTAAATGGATCATTGTATACACAACGTCCCAGTGAAGAAGATCTCCAGCGAGCTAGGAATTTGTTGCATGGTCATAGGGAACCTCGTGCCAGAATGAATTTGTGGTTTTATAACCCAAGTCCTGGTAAAAAGTTTCGAGCACCTTGTGGCGCTACTATGCCTAGATCACCTATGACGAAGTTTGATTTTGCGTACCGGAATCATTGCTTCTATGTCGCTGTACCGGGTTACTGCACAGAGTTTTATAGATAA
- a CDS encoding ATP-binding protein — MSIIKDFLFQLTLVVIPIFIYYTFITEKVKSTKNKNIIMTILWGISIIFCMSFPVNFGENVRLELRIIPLLLGTLYGGFWPGIFLSVIIVLFRLSFGISIGFYNTVLVLLSSLPVILFFQNSFSLSRKDKRVKIAVGLSFYYSLSGLTIFYILRGFSYDFLKVQIVHLIFAVVVTWFFTILIEKIREIHQLRLEVQNTEKLRVISELTSVFAHEIRNPMQVTRGFLQLLNEPDLPREKKDYIKISIEELDRANEIIDDFLSFGKPSINSIVKIDVGYQIDRVVNIIRSYSINHNVKIKTDILDDCWIHANPQKLNQSLINIFKNAVESMPNGGTIWVSCMSTDDGYIKIIIKDQGIGMTKKQLDRLGSPFYSLKEKGTGLGMMVSFQIIHSFKGKIKVNSEKNRGTEFIILLPQVN, encoded by the coding sequence ATGAGTATAATTAAAGATTTTTTGTTTCAACTAACGCTTGTGGTAATACCCATATTTATTTACTATACATTCATTACAGAAAAGGTAAAAAGTACGAAAAATAAAAACATCATTATGACCATTTTATGGGGAATATCTATTATATTTTGCATGTCCTTTCCAGTTAATTTTGGTGAAAATGTTCGTTTAGAGTTAAGAATTATTCCTCTATTATTAGGGACGTTATATGGTGGGTTTTGGCCAGGGATCTTCCTTTCTGTCATAATCGTACTTTTTCGGTTGTCCTTTGGAATTAGTATAGGATTTTATAATACGGTACTTGTCTTATTATCATCGCTTCCTGTTATATTGTTTTTTCAAAACTCGTTTTCACTATCGAGAAAAGATAAAAGGGTTAAAATTGCGGTGGGTCTTTCCTTTTACTACAGTCTAAGTGGCCTTACTATTTTCTATATTTTGAGAGGCTTTTCCTATGATTTTTTAAAAGTACAGATTGTTCATCTGATCTTTGCAGTAGTTGTTACTTGGTTTTTTACCATTTTGATTGAAAAAATCAGGGAGATTCACCAGCTACGTCTAGAGGTACAAAATACGGAGAAATTACGAGTGATAAGTGAGTTAACAAGTGTTTTTGCTCATGAAATTAGAAATCCGATGCAAGTTACACGTGGTTTTTTACAACTTCTTAATGAACCCGATTTGCCAAGAGAAAAGAAAGATTATATCAAAATATCAATTGAAGAATTAGATCGTGCCAATGAAATTATTGATGATTTTTTATCCTTTGGAAAACCGTCAATTAATAGCATTGTAAAAATCGATGTAGGTTATCAAATAGATCGCGTAGTAAATATCATTCGAAGTTACAGCATCAATCATAATGTTAAGATTAAAACAGATATTCTTGATGACTGTTGGATACATGCTAATCCACAAAAACTGAACCAGTCGTTAATAAATATTTTTAAAAATGCTGTAGAATCAATGCCGAATGGTGGAACGATTTGGGTTAGCTGTATGTCAACAGATGATGGGTACATAAAAATTATCATTAAGGACCAAGGCATTGGCATGACAAAAAAGCAACTAGACAGGCTTGGATCTCCGTTCTATTCCTTAAAGGAAAAGGGAACAGGGTTAGGAATGATGGTAAGTTTTCAAATAATCCATTCTTTCAAAGGGAAAATAAAAGTAAATAGTGAAAAAAATAGGGGAACTGAATTTATTATTCTTTTACCTCAGGTTAATTAG
- the hprK gene encoding HPr(Ser) kinase/phosphatase has product MKILTVEDLVRKFSLKILTGENKLKQQIKQSRSHRPGLEFVGHFDFFPTERVQILGRKEITYLHKLSLEERQMRIGNIVKYHPPCFIVTAGQEGLTYLTQYCLEEGIPLLCTNEPQPTSEFITNLDDYMLKTLAPAIAVHGVCINVYGMGILLRGNSGVGKSETAHTMIGRGHRLVADDIVVLKKLSPRTILGTHDGKTKEFLALRSIGLLNVVRLYGRKAFQDETRIALDIELTKWQKNSLNNELDHEAKYTDYMGVQIPHIEIQLQPGRDVAGLIEAAANNWLLKQQGYSAAEEFMQRLESDI; this is encoded by the coding sequence GTGAAAATTTTAACGGTTGAAGATTTAGTTAGAAAATTTTCATTAAAAATACTAACAGGGGAAAATAAATTAAAGCAACAAATAAAACAATCAAGGTCCCACCGTCCAGGCTTGGAATTTGTTGGCCACTTTGATTTTTTCCCGACGGAACGTGTTCAAATCCTTGGTAGAAAAGAAATTACATATTTGCACAAATTGAGTTTAGAGGAACGTCAGATGCGTATAGGTAATATTGTAAAATACCATCCACCTTGCTTTATCGTGACTGCTGGACAGGAGGGACTTACCTATTTGACGCAGTATTGTCTAGAAGAGGGAATTCCGTTGTTATGTACAAATGAGCCTCAGCCTACATCTGAATTTATCACAAACCTTGATGATTATATGTTAAAAACATTAGCTCCTGCAATCGCAGTACACGGGGTTTGTATCAATGTATATGGAATGGGCATTTTACTTCGGGGAAATTCAGGTGTCGGTAAAAGCGAAACAGCACATACGATGATTGGGAGGGGTCACAGGCTTGTGGCTGATGATATTGTTGTATTGAAAAAACTCAGTCCACGAACGATTCTAGGAACCCATGATGGGAAAACAAAAGAGTTTCTAGCTCTACGGAGTATCGGGCTACTAAATGTGGTCCGCTTATATGGGAGAAAAGCTTTTCAGGATGAGACGAGGATTGCACTTGATATTGAATTGACAAAATGGCAGAAGAATTCACTCAATAATGAGTTGGATCACGAAGCCAAATATACCGATTATATGGGAGTACAAATTCCCCATATAGAGATTCAGCTTCAACCGGGTCGCGATGTGGCGGGGTTAATTGAAGCAGCGGCAAATAACTGGCTTCTGAAGCAGCAAGGATACAGTGCAGCGGAGGAGTTTATGCAACGGTTAGAGTCTGATATTTAG
- a CDS encoding HPP family protein, with product MNTLEKSNDNIKNQSLEPLIVYLNKMKGESRNNTKFDYIDSIISVVGVFLAVSIICILAFSSNYSMVIGPLGASSILVFAAHNGPLSQPRQVIGGYILSTVTGLLIWSIFGKSLFIIILSLVIVLILMALTKTIHPPAAASALVAINFETGWGYLIPVFIGIFLLVFVSMLYNNLFPKRQYPKHWL from the coding sequence ATGAACACTTTAGAAAAGTCGAATGACAATATAAAAAATCAATCGTTAGAACCATTAATTGTATACCTTAATAAAATGAAAGGAGAATCCAGAAACAATACTAAGTTTGATTATATAGATTCCATCATTAGTGTTGTAGGGGTTTTTCTAGCTGTTAGTATCATTTGTATTTTAGCTTTTTCCTCAAATTATTCTATGGTAATAGGTCCTTTAGGAGCAAGTAGTATCTTAGTATTTGCGGCGCATAACGGTCCTTTATCTCAACCAAGGCAAGTGATTGGGGGGTACATACTTTCCACTGTTACGGGTCTTCTCATATGGAGTATATTTGGGAAGAGTCTGTTTATTATAATATTGTCCTTAGTTATTGTACTAATTTTAATGGCTCTCACAAAAACCATTCACCCTCCCGCAGCAGCTAGTGCGCTAGTAGCGATTAACTTTGAAACAGGATGGGGATATCTTATACCAGTATTTATAGGCATCTTTTTACTAGTGTTTGTTTCCATGCTATATAATAATCTATTTCCTAAGAGACAATATCCAAAACATTGGCTGTAA
- a CDS encoding glycoside hydrolase family 2 TIM barrel-domain containing protein, protein MKTNNPTINWLTDVNVFAVNRLPAHSDHHYYETLEEAKNSKAMNMRKSLNGEWKFSYSVNPDNRPEHFYKPDFNCSGWGDISVPGHIQLQGYGQPQYVNTMYPWDGHNDIRPPEIPTDHNPVGSYIKSFTIPENMKKKPVYISFQGVESAFYVWLNGEFVGYSEDSFTPAEFELTSYVTDGDNKLAVEVYQRSTGSWLEDQDFWRFSGIFRDVYLYTVPEIHVVDLHLKPELDSTFTKGTLSADLKLQGLSASKILAELVNSNGDLVSSTNGKVKDGKWSISMSLDKPELWSAESPYLYQLYIQLFNEEGQLVEVVPQKFGFRRFELMNKVMCLNGERIVFKGVNRHEFNPRRGRAITKEDMIWDIQTLKQNNINAVRTSHYPNQSYWYELCDEYGVYVIDEMNLETHGSWQKMGAVEPSWNIPGNKLEWQDIVMDRAISMVERDKNHPSILIWSCGNESYAGEVILNVSNYFREVDPSRLVHYEGVFHNRDYNDTSDMESRMYAKPADIEKYLMENPEKPYISCEYMHAMGNSLGGMYKYTELEQKYPMYQGGFIWDYIDQSMYKKDRFGREYLAYGGDFGDRPTDYGFCTNGIVYANRELSPKMQEVKYLYQNVKLIPTEADVMIKNESLFSNTKNYVVEYALFLEGKELYRSTLVTDVEPQSERSYKFQWPVDIHKTNGEYCVQVSLKLKESTIWAEAGYEIAFGQFVYQVGSKEMAYGNGELRVVHGDVNIGVHGKDFTVMFSKQLGSLISLNYAGKELIALPPEPIFWRATTDNDRGFSQSFHSGIWYAAGLARKCVDVNIEESENQVKVSFTYQFSINSELEVKLAYTVFPNGCVRVNSTYKGAENLPQLPIFGVTFKIPADYNQLEWYAMGPEENYSDRAMGAKLGIFKNQVTDNLSSYLMPQESGNRTGVRCVNVTNLNGHGLKVSSVEQPVECNFSPYTAFELENAKHIYELPNIHYTVVTVAGRQMGVGGDDSWGAPVHEEHLIKADKDMEFEFMIVRI, encoded by the coding sequence ATGAAAACTAATAATCCAACAATTAATTGGCTTACGGATGTAAATGTATTCGCTGTCAATCGTCTTCCAGCACACTCTGACCATCATTATTACGAAACATTGGAGGAAGCAAAAAACTCTAAAGCTATGAATATGCGGAAAAGTCTGAATGGAGAATGGAAATTTAGTTATTCCGTCAACCCTGACAACCGCCCAGAACATTTTTACAAACCCGATTTTAATTGTTCTGGATGGGGGGATATATCAGTTCCTGGCCATATTCAGCTCCAAGGGTATGGTCAGCCACAATATGTGAATACGATGTACCCTTGGGACGGCCATAATGACATTCGGCCACCAGAAATTCCAACCGATCATAATCCTGTTGGGAGCTATATTAAATCTTTTACTATTCCTGAAAATATGAAAAAGAAGCCGGTATATATATCCTTTCAAGGTGTAGAGTCCGCTTTTTATGTTTGGTTGAATGGAGAGTTTGTCGGTTATAGTGAAGACTCGTTTACCCCGGCGGAGTTCGAGCTTACTTCTTATGTAACAGATGGGGATAATAAGCTAGCAGTTGAGGTGTATCAAAGAAGTACAGGAAGTTGGTTGGAAGATCAGGACTTTTGGAGATTCTCAGGTATCTTCCGTGATGTGTATTTGTACACGGTACCGGAAATACATGTTGTTGATTTACACCTTAAACCGGAATTGGATTCTACTTTCACAAAAGGTACATTGTCGGCCGATTTAAAGCTCCAAGGGCTATCTGCTTCAAAAATTTTAGCTGAATTAGTTAATAGTAACGGAGACCTTGTCTCTTCAACAAATGGAAAAGTGAAAGACGGCAAATGGTCCATTTCAATGTCACTTGATAAGCCCGAGCTTTGGAGTGCGGAAAGTCCATATTTGTATCAATTATATATTCAGCTTTTTAACGAGGAAGGTCAATTGGTCGAGGTTGTGCCGCAAAAGTTTGGATTTAGAAGATTTGAACTCATGAATAAAGTGATGTGCTTAAATGGGGAGCGAATCGTGTTTAAAGGGGTAAACCGTCATGAATTCAATCCTCGCCGTGGACGTGCGATTACAAAAGAAGATATGATCTGGGATATTCAAACATTAAAGCAAAATAATATTAATGCGGTCCGTACGTCTCATTATCCGAATCAAAGCTACTGGTACGAATTATGTGACGAATATGGAGTGTATGTGATTGACGAAATGAACCTTGAAACACACGGTTCTTGGCAAAAGATGGGGGCGGTCGAACCTTCTTGGAATATACCAGGGAATAAACTGGAATGGCAAGATATTGTTATGGATCGAGCGATTTCAATGGTCGAACGGGATAAAAACCATCCTTCCATTCTTATCTGGTCGTGTGGAAATGAGTCCTATGCTGGAGAGGTCATTCTAAACGTCTCTAATTATTTCAGAGAGGTAGATCCAAGTCGTCTCGTTCATTATGAAGGAGTGTTCCATAACCGTGATTATAATGATACTAGTGATATGGAAAGCCGGATGTACGCAAAGCCAGCGGATATTGAAAAATACTTAATGGAAAATCCAGAGAAGCCATATATTAGCTGTGAGTATATGCATGCAATGGGAAATTCGCTTGGTGGAATGTACAAATATACAGAATTAGAACAAAAGTATCCCATGTACCAAGGTGGATTTATTTGGGACTATATTGATCAATCCATGTATAAAAAAGACCGTTTTGGTCGAGAGTACCTAGCCTACGGTGGTGATTTCGGGGATCGTCCAACCGATTATGGGTTTTGTACGAATGGGATTGTCTACGCCAATCGAGAACTTTCTCCTAAAATGCAGGAAGTGAAATATTTATATCAAAACGTTAAGCTGATCCCAACTGAAGCAGATGTAATGATTAAGAATGAGAGCCTTTTCTCAAATACAAAAAATTATGTGGTTGAGTATGCCTTGTTTTTAGAAGGGAAGGAGTTGTACAGAAGTACACTAGTAACTGATGTGGAACCTCAAAGCGAAAGAAGCTACAAGTTTCAATGGCCAGTAGACATTCATAAAACGAATGGCGAATATTGCGTTCAGGTTTCATTAAAACTAAAAGAAAGCACGATTTGGGCAGAAGCAGGATATGAAATTGCCTTTGGACAGTTTGTCTACCAAGTTGGTTCAAAGGAAATGGCCTATGGTAACGGAGAACTGCGTGTGGTTCATGGTGATGTGAATATTGGCGTACACGGAAAAGATTTCACTGTCATGTTCTCCAAGCAGCTGGGAAGTTTAATCTCATTAAATTATGCAGGAAAAGAATTGATTGCTCTTCCTCCAGAACCAATATTCTGGAGAGCAACGACGGATAATGATCGAGGTTTTTCACAAAGCTTTCATTCCGGGATTTGGTACGCTGCGGGTTTAGCTAGGAAATGCGTGGATGTTAATATAGAAGAAAGTGAGAATCAAGTAAAGGTTTCTTTTACGTATCAATTCTCAATCAATAGTGAATTAGAAGTGAAATTAGCTTATACTGTATTCCCTAATGGATGTGTTCGAGTGAATTCAACTTACAAAGGGGCGGAGAACTTGCCGCAGCTGCCGATCTTTGGCGTTACTTTTAAAATACCGGCTGATTACAACCAATTAGAGTGGTATGCGATGGGTCCAGAAGAAAATTATTCTGACCGTGCGATGGGAGCAAAACTCGGTATCTTCAAAAATCAGGTAACTGACAATCTATCAAGTTATTTAATGCCGCAAGAGTCCGGAAATCGTACAGGAGTCCGGTGTGTAAATGTGACAAACCTAAATGGCCACGGATTAAAAGTTTCTTCTGTGGAGCAACCAGTGGAATGTAATTTCTCCCCGTATACAGCGTTTGAGCTTGAGAATGCGAAGCATATTTATGAACTTCCCAATATCCATTATACAGTTGTCACCGTTGCTGGAAGACAAATGGGTGTTGGTGGTGACGACAGCTGGGGAGCGCCTGTTCATGAAGAACATCTCATCAAGGCAGATAAAGACATGGAATTTGAGTTTATGATTGTAAGAATTTGA
- a CDS encoding carbohydrate ABC transporter permease: protein MLKRVFSYGFLTVAAIISFFPFLWMIISSTNKSVDVTKGRLLPGSHFLENLNNLLETVDLVPALMNSAKISITTTILSLFIASLAGYGFEIYQSKVKDMVFNFLLLSMMIPFAALMVPLFRMFGSISQTAPFIGIDTFAAVILPTVTTAFLIFFFRQSTKMFPKDILEAGRIDGLTELGCFFRIYVPTMKTTYSAAAIITFMASWNSYLWPLVVLQSPENQTIPLLISVLGSSYSPDFGVIMTAIVIATLPAAFIFFIMQKQFVAGMMGSVK from the coding sequence ATGCTTAAAAGAGTATTCAGTTATGGATTTCTTACAGTTGCGGCAATTATCTCGTTCTTTCCCTTTTTATGGATGATTATCAGCTCAACTAATAAATCAGTTGATGTTACGAAGGGGCGGCTCTTACCAGGAAGTCATTTTTTGGAGAACTTAAACAATCTATTGGAGACAGTTGATTTGGTGCCAGCTTTAATGAATTCAGCAAAAATTTCCATTACAACTACTATTCTTTCATTATTTATAGCATCACTAGCAGGCTATGGCTTTGAAATTTATCAAAGTAAAGTCAAAGATATGGTATTTAATTTCTTATTGTTATCCATGATGATCCCTTTTGCTGCGTTAATGGTACCGTTATTTAGGATGTTTGGCTCGATTTCGCAGACAGCGCCTTTTATTGGGATCGATACCTTTGCAGCTGTTATCTTACCGACAGTAACCACTGCGTTTCTTATATTTTTCTTTCGACAAAGTACGAAGATGTTTCCTAAAGATATCCTGGAAGCAGGGAGAATTGATGGTTTAACCGAGCTTGGCTGCTTCTTTAGAATTTATGTTCCGACAATGAAAACAACTTATTCTGCCGCTGCAATTATTACATTTATGGCTAGCTGGAATAGCTACTTGTGGCCGTTAGTTGTTCTGCAGTCACCTGAAAATCAAACCATACCCTTACTAATATCCGTTCTTGGATCAAGCTACTCCCCAGACTTCGGGGTGATCATGACCGCGATAGTTATTGCTACATTACCCGCTGCATTCATCTTCTTCATCATGCAAAAGCAGTTCGTTGCGGGAATGATGGGGTCTGTGAAATAG
- a CDS encoding carbohydrate ABC transporter permease, with protein MHSTRSLRIKNTAIGWSFIALATVLICLFYFYPMIQALIMSMQSGTGTNLTFVGLDNYARLLQDPTFLTTVINTVIYLIIQVPIMIILALFISVLLNDKTLKLKGVFRTAIFLPCVTSLVAYSVIFKYLFGQEGIINIFLLKLSIISEPIQWLTDPFWAKIAIIVAITWRWTGYNMIFYLSALQNIDHSIYEAAKIDGASPFQIFFKITIPLLKPIILFTSITSTIGTLQLFDEVMNITQGGPGNATMTISQYIYNLSFKYTPDFGYAATVSYAIVIMIVIFSIIQFKVAGDKNA; from the coding sequence ATGCATTCTACCCGTAGCCTTCGCATTAAAAATACGGCTATTGGCTGGTCCTTTATTGCACTTGCAACGGTTTTAATATGTTTGTTTTATTTTTATCCGATGATACAGGCGTTAATTATGTCGATGCAATCAGGGACTGGAACCAATTTAACTTTTGTTGGATTAGATAATTATGCGCGCTTATTGCAGGACCCAACGTTTTTAACAACAGTAATAAATACAGTTATTTATTTGATCATTCAAGTACCCATTATGATTATTCTCGCTCTGTTTATCTCCGTGTTGTTAAATGATAAAACATTGAAGCTAAAGGGCGTCTTTCGTACAGCAATATTCCTTCCTTGTGTCACTTCACTAGTTGCCTATTCGGTTATATTCAAATATTTGTTTGGTCAAGAAGGAATTATTAATATTTTTTTATTGAAGTTATCGATTATATCAGAGCCGATTCAATGGCTTACAGATCCTTTCTGGGCAAAGATAGCCATTATTGTTGCTATTACCTGGAGATGGACTGGATACAATATGATCTTTTACCTATCTGCATTGCAAAACATTGATCACTCGATATACGAAGCAGCAAAAATAGATGGTGCTTCACCGTTTCAAATATTTTTTAAGATTACGATTCCGTTATTAAAGCCCATTATTTTATTCACTTCTATTACTTCAACAATTGGAACACTTCAATTGTTTGATGAAGTCATGAATATTACACAAGGTGGACCGGGAAATGCGACCATGACAATTTCTCAGTATATTTACAATCTGTCATTTAAATATACCCCTGACTTTGGTTATGCAGCGACAGTTTCATACGCGATCGTCATCATGATTGTGATCTTCTCAATTATCCAGTTTAAAGTGGCAGGTGATAAAAATGCTTAA
- a CDS encoding ABC transporter substrate-binding protein: protein MKKVLALFLVSILFLAACSSGSSKDTSGEAKDSNEITVWAWDPNFNIKAMNLAKDAYASENSDLEIKIIENAQDDIIQKLNTSLSSGTTKGLPNIVLIEDYRAQSFLQAYPDMFHELTGSFNADDFAQYKIAPTSVDGENYGLPFDTGVSGLYVRTDYLEQAGYTVEDLQNIDWKQYIEIGKKVKEATGKHMLTQDPNDLGLIRMMIQSAGSWYMKEDGKTPNLAGNEALKVAFETYKEILDADLVKPISDWSQFLAGFNSGDVATVPTGNWITPSIKAEASQAGKWAVVAHPRLPGVQESVNASNLGGSSWYVLNVPGKEDAADFLAKTFGSNVEFYQTINKEIGAIGTFKPAADGEAYQAGDEFFGGQKIIADFAAWTEQIPQINYGLHTYAIEDILAVEAQNYIKGKDLDKVLEDAQKQAEAQVK, encoded by the coding sequence ATGAAAAAAGTTCTTGCACTATTTTTAGTTAGTATTTTATTTTTGGCTGCTTGTTCTTCAGGTTCTTCCAAGGACACTTCGGGAGAGGCAAAGGATTCAAATGAAATAACTGTATGGGCGTGGGATCCAAATTTTAATATTAAAGCTATGAATCTTGCAAAGGATGCATACGCAAGTGAAAATTCGGATTTAGAGATTAAGATCATTGAAAATGCACAGGATGACATTATTCAAAAGTTAAATACTAGCTTAAGTTCTGGAACAACAAAAGGATTACCCAATATTGTTTTAATTGAAGATTATCGTGCACAAAGCTTCCTTCAAGCTTATCCTGATATGTTTCATGAATTAACAGGTTCTTTTAATGCAGATGATTTTGCACAGTATAAGATCGCACCTACAAGTGTTGATGGTGAAAACTATGGTCTTCCGTTTGATACAGGTGTATCAGGGCTTTATGTTCGAACAGATTATCTAGAGCAGGCTGGATACACAGTAGAAGACTTACAAAATATTGATTGGAAGCAATATATTGAAATTGGTAAGAAAGTGAAAGAAGCTACAGGGAAACATATGCTTACACAAGATCCTAATGACCTTGGTCTCATTCGTATGATGATTCAGTCTGCTGGTTCTTGGTATATGAAGGAAGATGGAAAGACTCCTAATCTAGCAGGAAATGAAGCACTTAAAGTAGCATTTGAAACGTATAAAGAGATTTTAGATGCCGATTTAGTTAAACCGATTTCTGACTGGAGCCAGTTTTTAGCTGGATTTAATAGCGGTGATGTTGCTACTGTTCCAACGGGCAACTGGATTACTCCTTCGATAAAGGCCGAAGCTTCACAGGCTGGTAAGTGGGCAGTGGTTGCGCATCCGAGACTTCCAGGAGTACAGGAATCAGTGAACGCATCTAACTTGGGAGGAAGTTCATGGTATGTTCTAAATGTGCCAGGTAAAGAGGATGCTGCTGATTTCCTAGCAAAAACATTTGGATCAAACGTAGAGTTCTATCAAACCATCAATAAAGAAATTGGTGCGATCGGTACGTTTAAGCCAGCAGCTGACGGTGAGGCTTATCAAGCAGGAGATGAATTCTTCGGAGGTCAAAAAATTATAGCAGATTTTGCAGCATGGACGGAGCAGATACCTCAAATCAACTATGGTTTGCACACCTATGCGATCGAAGATATCTTAGCAGTGGAAGCGCAAAACTATATAAAAGGAAAAGACCTTGATAAAGTACTAGAAGATGCTCAAAAACAAGCGGAAGCGCAAGTGAAATAA